A genomic region of Plasmodium malariae genome assembly, chromosome: 14 contains the following coding sequences:
- the PmUG01_14041600 gene encoding conserved Plasmodium protein, unknown function yields the protein MTNVIECTFKTPPATSKLPDNAVIWNQFQYSDEKGWYSISNHEEIALRPTVFNDGRIKFLPQLEKVPSEFDTILSGKYDAKAWGKEDCNIVIEGEKDVHISIPGIKEKINYNHRERFPTFLKNWKIILSMLNEHVTLIRINSETALVISINDKNNVTVKSVDFNNGFLCVNPHTNLAIAYGGFALSGLKNCELVPSITHEGGEWGFFVHLFKWGHIIIPKDIEIKLPAPGLKLIGKKIDTIAIISLPPNIYIQVKIDGPKCLRKLEYGQDYSITALKSSESDIDIYLLFDGKLLKYEFSFDTRLNKPGKGRSINYAKLKCTNKSKEVTSFIFQETPNCKLLLNSNCPSENLGHLLCNQTISIFDAETGEYLSHPQGLQLTDVFTKLSYPIEKD from the coding sequence ATGACAAATGTTATAGAGTGCACTTTCAAGACCCCTCCTGCTACTTCAAAACTTCCCGACAATGCTGTTATTTGGAATCAGTTTCAATATAGTGATGAAAAAGGGTGGTATTCTATATCAAATCATGAAGAAATAGCTTTGAGACCTACTGTGTTCAATGATGGAAGAATTAAGTTTTTGCCACAGTTAGAAAAGGTACCCTCTGAATTTGATACTATTTTAAGTGGGAAATATGATGCTAAAGCTTGGGGCAAAGAAGACTGCAATATTGTTATTGAAGGTGAAAAAGATGTACATATTAGTATACCaggaataaaagaaaagataaattatAACCATAGAGAAAGATTTCCAacctttttgaaaaattggaaaattattttaagtaTGCTAAATGAACATGTTACATTAATACGTATAAATTCAGAAACAGCATTAGTCATAAGTATAAATgacaaaaataatgtaacTGTTAAATCAGTAGATTTTAACAATGGATTTTTATGTGTTAATCCACATACTAATTTAGCTATTGCTTATGGAGGTTTCGCTTTGAGCGGACTTAAAAATTGTGAACTTGTTCCAAGTATTACACATGAAGGAGGAGAGTGGGgattttttgttcatttatttaaatgggggcatattattataccaaAAGATATCGAGATCAAATTACCTGCACCTGGATTAAAGTTAATTGGTAAAAAAATTGACACCATTGCAATTATTTCCCTTCCtccaaatatatatattcaggTAAAAATTGATGGACCCAAATGTTTAAGGAAATTAGAGTATGGCCAAGATTACAGTATTACAGCATTGAAAAGTAGTGAATCAGATAttgatatttatttactatttgatggaaaattattaaaatatgaattttctTTTGACACTAGATTAAACAAACCAGGAAAGGGCAGAAGTATAAATTatgcaaaattaaaatgtacaaataagAGTAAGGAAGTcacttcatttatttttcaagaAACACCTAACTGCAAATTATTGTTAAATTCTAATTGCCCAAGTGAAAATTTAGGCCACTTGCTATGCAATCAAACTATATCCATATTTGATGCAGAAACAGGTGAATACCTAAGTCACCCACAAGGTCTTCAATTAACCGACGTTTTCACTAAGTTATCTTATCCCATAGAAAAGGACTAA
- the PmUG01_14041700 gene encoding conserved Plasmodium protein, unknown function, giving the protein MKLPKNRRKLACREIRKANNYEQVQSVDTGANGIVSNENEVNNILEGDREECNNTNINKKVFSEQNVYGYIPDMKYSKDGYRKEGSKSSTSVGNQNREHIAQPKDNFHKSYIRNSTNNYNQVNYMKKTSNVDHYVTHNNASSWSNYGNGHSKEQKQFLNKEYHNQSSGNTNNISNTNNISNTNNISNTNNISNTNNATNININSSSSNIRSSGSNIRSSGSNIRSNNNSDNNYGRIQHPSSMNSHNYPLLTMNRNSKEYTNNDDIHKSNNKYNDKIGIVESGNVKRKTYMFNNIADTSGKKVTKKLSILEMDKKRDSDVKACIEYFNSLRKGNNTDINSILEINNFKELNIPKEHLENGDFYRYVEYYKKHNLKDLVNFYDETYKMIDKNKHTNYENKKKMSNPNNLNEDDISHGNSENGKNGENDKNDKNETYNNTSSTTNIDNTSNFKDTGDAKTKRNKRSGNVSRDDNSDAEGKSLHKKKKTKCDKDKKPTFYTINDLFD; this is encoded by the coding sequence aTGAAGCTGCCAAAGAATAGAAGAAAACTTGCTTGTAGAGAAATCAGAAAAgcaaataattatgaacaagTGCAGAGTGTTGATACAGGGGCAAATGGAATAGTAAGTAACGAGAATGAGGTGAATAATATACTAGAGGGTGATAGAGAAGAATGTAATAAcactaatataaataaaaaagttttcaGTGAACAAAATGTATATGGATATATACCAGATATGAAATATTCTAAAGATGGTTATAGAAAAGAAGGGAGCAAGAGTAGCACTAGTGTGGGTAATCAGAACAGAGAACATATAGCACAACCAAAGGATAATTTCcataaatcatatataagaaactctacaaataattataatcaagtaaattacatgaaaaaaacatCGAATGTTGACCACTATGTAACACATAATAATGCTAGTAGCTGGAGCAACTACGGAAATGGACATTCAAAAGAGCAAAAACAATTTCTGAACAAAGAGTATCATAACCAGAGTAGTGgtaatactaataatattagcAATACTAACAATATTAGCAATACTAACAATATTAGCAATACTAACAATATTAGCAATACTAACAATGCtactaatattaatattaatagtagtagtagtaatattaGAAGTAGTGGTAGTAATATTAGAAGTAGTGGTAGTAATATTAGAAGTAACAATAACAGCGATAATAATTATGGTCGCATTCAGCACCCGTCCAGCATGAACAGCCATAATTATCCTCTACTTACGATGAATAGAAATAGCAAGGAGTACactaataatgatgatatacataaatctaataataaatataatgataaaataggAATTGTAGAATCTGGAAATGTCAAGAGAAAGACGTATATGTTTAACAATATTGCAGATACAAGTGGAAAAAaagttacaaaaaaattaagtatattagaaatggataaaaaaaGGGATAGTGATGTCAAAGCATGtatagaatattttaattctttacGTAAAGGTAATAATACGGATATTAATTCCATACttgaaattaataatttcaaagaattaaatatacCTAAAGAACATTTAGAAAATGGTGATTTTTATAGATATGTAgagtattataaaaaacataatttaaaagatttagttaatttttatgatgaAACTTATAAGATgatagataaaaataaacacacCAACTatgagaataaaaaaaaaatgagtaatCCGAATAATCTAAACGAAGATGATATAAGTCACGGAAATAGCGAAAATGGCAAAAATGGagaaaatgacaaaaatgacaaaaatgaGACATACAATAATACTAGCAGTACAACAAATATTGACAACACGTCAAATTTTAAGGATACAGGAGATGCCAAAACTAAAAGAAATAAACGCTCAGGAAATGTTTCTCGTGATGATAATTCAGATGCAGAAGGAAAAtcattacataaaaaaaaaaaaacaaaatgtgaTAAGGATAAGAAGCCAACTTTTTACACTATTAACGATCTGTTCGACTAA
- the PmUG01_14041800 gene encoding phospholipase DDHD1, putative yields the protein MRAPPLNVKDSKSKKNSNIGNGDIKEKKNKNFFFFPKNEKHINKKFLKRKNDSEINFYEEEPYLDDNINDVDYIVLIIHGIGSNEELIINQCEDLKNSFKIVKKMWYFDYPFNIHFHIFNWKKYIIDAQIHVFDRININTMAETRKIINLSAGDIICFLHPRYGDYIMLNLYNDINKTLESLMSDSSGRFRNAKICMLGYSLGSAMAYEILHNVKVRISDSNIRYNLKSKIDYLFTLGSPLSALLSLYKPEYINDGLKLIDGIKFYNIFHGFDPVAFRIEPLIYPKIKNIPGPVLINYWRNNGARYWFEWDKNMQSAKIAIVQNLNDITSAITNGFYKFLGKTETTVEDQGTLNKNICYNKCESKDINMFLLKVKENQRKMTLQKRKIERNKKKTEKEKTLPPYDQVTERKNNTKYYHNNDNNNDNNDDNNNDDNNDDNNNDDNNDDNNNDDNNDDNNNDDNNDDDNDDNNDVNNDNTNDSYPYQNSALNSHKAYNEYSNYNNYHDNDSKDNSSSYVDSTRSICASQDSNSEHSFFDDDLSSNSNDSKSSEIANKEKANNSKSVSSKYANSKLMSGKATNGNATTGGGISTNDLNDGTKNTNINKKRVDTLPNKDYNELPLRYDYQLQEFIMEHYIYPLAVAKSHFNYFIIKDISFFILKELINKTVALSYEDYLTNIEREYNSKSLNEKDNDKKEKYLKISLKASKALEEFRKYEKNMQAMSDPFNMKNFKNLI from the exons ATGAGGGCTCCTCctttaaatgtaaaagacagtaagagtaaaaaaaatagtaacatTGGCAATGGtgatataaaagaaaagaagaacaagaatttttttttttttcccaaaaatgaaaaacatattaacaagaaatttcttaaaagaaaaaatgactCTGAAATAAACTTTTATGAAGAAGAACCATATTTAGATGATAACATAAATGATGTGGATTATATTGTCTTAATAATCCATGGCATAGGATCTAATgaagaattaattataaatcaGTGTGAAGATCTTAAAAACAgttttaaaattgtaaaaaaaatgtggtATTTTGATTATCcctttaatatacatttccATATATTCAACTggaaaaagtatataatcGATGCTCAGATTCA CGTTTTCGacagaataaatattaacacAATGGCTGAAACCCGCAAAATTATAAACCTTTCAGCGGGGGAtatcatttgttttttacaTCCAAGATATGGCGattatataatgttaaatttgtacaatgatataaataaaactttAGAATCTTTGATGAGT GATTCCAGTGGAAGGTTCAGAAATGCAAAGATATGCATGTTAGGATACTCCCTAGGAAGTGCAATGGCATATGAAATACTACACAATGTGAAAGTGCGAATAAGTGACAGCAATATAAGatacaatttaaaaagtaaaattgattatttatttacactTGGAAGTCCATTAAGTGCattattatctttatataaaccagaatatataaatgatggtttaaaattaattgatggtataaaattttataatatttttcacgGATTTGATCCCGTAGCTTTTAGAATAGAACCATTGATATATccaaagataaaaaatattcctgggcctgttttaataaattattggAGGAATAATGGAGCTAGGTATTGGTTTGAATGGGATAAAAATATGCAGAGCGCAAAAATTGCAATAGTACAAAATCTAAATGATATTACATCTGCTATTACTAACGGattctataaatttttagGTAAAACTGAAACAACTGTAGAGGATCAAGgaacattaaataaaaatatctgCTATAATAAATGTGAGAGTAAAgacataaatatgtttttattaaaagtaaaagaaaacCAAAGAAAAATGACTTTacagaaaaggaaaattgaaagaaataaaaaaaagacagaaaaggaaaaaacactACCTCCGTATGACCAAGTAACTGAACGAAAAAacaatacaaaatattatcacaataatgataataataatgataataatgatgataataataatgatgataataatgatgataataataatgatgataataatgatgataataataatgatgataataatgatgataataataatgatgataataatgatgatgataatgatgataataatgatgttaataatgataatacgAACGATTCTTATCCTTATCAGAATAGCGCTCTTAACTCTCATAAAGCCTATAACGAGTACAGCAATTACAACAATTACCATGATAACGATTCTAAGGATAATTCATCGAGTTATGTTGATAGCACTAGGAGCATTTGCGCATCGCAGGATTCAAACAGTGAGCACTCTTTTTTTGATGATGACCTCAGCTCGAATTCAAATGATTCCAAGAGTAGTGAAATTGCAAACAAAGAAAAGGCAAATAATAGCAAATCGGTGAGTAGTAAGTATGCGAATAGCAAATTGATGAGTGGTAAAGCAACGAATGGCAATGCAACTACTGGCGGGGGAATCTCTACCAACGATCTAAATGATGGCACGAAAAACACAAacataaataagaaaagagTAGACACTCTTCCAAATAAGGATTATAACGAATTGCCCCTTCGATATGATTACCAGTTGCAAGAATTTATTATGgaacattatatatacccATTGGCAGTGGCAAAATCACatttcaattattttattattaaagacatatcttttttcatattaaaagAGCTTATAAACAAAACAGTAGCTTTAAGTTATGAAGACTACTTAACTAATATTGAAAGAGAATATAATAGCAAGTCATTAAATGAGAAagataatgataaaaaagaaaaatatttaaaaatatcattaaaGGCAAGCAAAGCATTAGAGGAATTTCGAAAATACGAGAAAAATATGCAAGCTATGTCTGACCCTTTTAACAtgaaaaatttcaaaaatttgaTTTGA